TTGCCATTTTGCAAATGTTTTTCGCAACAAGTGGGTTGTTTTTTGCCTCGCGACAATTGTGGTTACAGTCTCTGCCAGCAGAGCAAGCCCCGGTTTGTCTGCCTGGCCTTGAGATATTAATTCGCTATTTCCCATGGCAGGATGTGGCGCATGCGCTTTTCTGGGGATCAGGAGAATGTGCTGAGGTGTCATGGCAATGGCTGGGTTTGTCTATGCCTGCATGGGCAGCCTTATATTTTTTCTTTATGTTGGTTGTCTGTGGTGTCTTATACTGGCGATTGGGTCGAACATTGCGACAGCTTGGGAGATGGTAAGGATTGCCGTGAAAAATAGACTGGTAAAGACTTCTCTTCTTGGTTATGATCATTTTTTTGTCAATTCTGGACGGTAATGAACACATTTCACTGTGAAGTTATTCACCGCCATAAACATACAGCTGCACGTATAACCAAGGTGATAACACCGCACGGAGAATTTATAACACCGGTATTCATGCCAGTGGGTACGCGAGCAGGCGTAAATAATATGATGCCTTCTGAACTGCGTGCAGCAGGCAGCCAAATCATCTTGGGCGGTAATACGTATCATATGTTATGTGCCCCGGGGATGGCTGTGATTGAACAAGCGGGCGGGATGCA
This genomic interval from Legionella oakridgensis ATCC 33761 = DSM 21215 contains the following:
- a CDS encoding disulfide bond formation protein B is translated as MSKRNYRSIQAVLLLLTLIVVGFSFYFQYVVGLQPCPLCLMQRLCAFLLGMFCLMGLCLSTLKRGRFVAILQMFFATSGLFFASRQLWLQSLPAEQAPVCLPGLEILIRYFPWQDVAHALFWGSGECAEVSWQWLGLSMPAWAALYFFFMLVVCGVLYWRLGRTLRQLGRW